The Oryza brachyantha chromosome 6, ObraRS2, whole genome shotgun sequence region CTTATTTAGAAGACGAAAAGAGAGAAACGAGGCctgataaaagttttataattagttataagccaaattttaaattctagaatttaattttggataattttagagttgattttaagatgtTTTAACCATAATTTCGCTAAAAAAACgtataaaatagttttacctataaattattttttgattagCATAAAGCGTAACTgtataagcaaaatgatgTGTTCAAATATCTAGATAATGAACTCTTCCTTTCAGTCACTTGTCATTACCTAAAAACGAGAAAGAAGAGATACTTATCTATCATCAATTGTAATATTGGTGCTAACTTCATGTCCGAAGGACTAGTTATATTTTACCCTAGCATATATTCTGCATGTCAAATTGTCAATGTTGCTTACAATAGCTCCTTTCGAGTAGTCAGAACTGAGAATTAGCATCCGGTATTGTTTACTCTTCTTACGCAAGTTGGCCGTCTTCTAGCTAACAAAGCAGTCAAAAATCCGTGTCAGTTGCTGACCAAGTCCCAGCCTTTCAAATTCGTTTCCCAATCATGGATCAGTGTTGCTTGCAATTACTGTTCTGATAACCCccaaaagtcaaaaaaaaaaaaaaattgtgcacaAAGCCAAAGTTACGGCATGATAATCCCCAGAGACTCACATCTGTTTCTGCCTTTTCAGGTTCAGACTTCACTTTGCACTGTCAGCGATTAATACTTGCCACATTAACCAGTCTAATGTAGTGCTGAAACTCTTGATCATTCTGGGTGCCACACTATGACCGTACAAGACTTGGCAAAGACTTGGAATAGATTGATTGAGATGGACACTGATTTCTGAActgcagcagaagcagaagcagtaTCCATGTTCAGAGTTAAATTGGTCATCAAAGGCGCAATATTTCCAGGGTGAGTCAACTAATATCGATGACAATGCAAGAAAAGGATCCTCCAAATTAAATATCTTTCCATATTTTCTTGAGATAGGTTGGTTAATTTGCACAAACTTAGTACTGGATACATGACAGGTTAACAGTTTTTTTCCTGATGAAATACAGATAAACAGATTGCTGTCTGAATCTGAAGTTTGAACAGCAAAGATACTGAAAGAGACCACTCATCCAACTTGCTGTTCACTACTGATACCAATCTTGGAATTGCCAGAAGAATTTGGAACACGTACGTTTTTATCGTTGAAATTGTCGCTGAATTCTCGTTGTAGAACGTTGTATTCTATTCATCTGACGAAGCCGTGAAGGAAAATACGAGTGATATTTCTTTTGTCCCATTTGCAGAGACTACTGTGGTGTCGATGCTGTACTTAATAATATTAGCTGCATATTGCATACTTGGGTACCTTATATAGTTAGATTCAGTTAACTGTTTCGTCACGCATTCataattgaaatttattttatcaaacaagagaggattttttttaatcacacaTGGTTGCTTGAAAGGAGGAATTTATTTCCTAAACAAAGAGGAATTAAAGGTTTAGTACTTGTTTGAGCCCGTTTCATCCAATTAGGCTGTTGACATGAAGTAATAATCAATTCAGGCAGAGTTACCTTTAATGTTAGTCAAGTCTAATAACCACAATCgtcttgattaattaattcggGGAAAAAACATCATCTTTGATAAattaattcagaaaaaaattatcttgtcACCCAGGTCAAGCAAGTTGGAGGGCTCCACTTGCACATCAAAGTCCAAAGAGATTCACACCAAGACTGGAAACctgttgcaagttgcaactgCACCTAACCTACCGGCTGTTCATAAATTAAATTCTTATGCCTAAAGTCGATTCAGTGGTTGATCTGGTTTGGTTTTATGTTGAACATGTCATCTACTATGTGTTCTTTGTAGAAAGATtcaaaaaagttttacaaatatgatatagattaggaaaaaaaatcattttgctTATCAGCAAACTAATGAGTTTGTAGATAAGTTAGAGTATTGCAGAAAACTAGATGATCTTGAATCCAATCTAAACCACcattacaaattatatacaccGTTTTCGATGAACTCAACAGGAAacaaattttgccaaaaaatccCAGAAAGTATCTATTACACTACTaagaaaatacaagaaaaacaaaacactaAAGATtatagagaaaagagagaaagagagagaattgTTCAGGCCTCGGTGCTGCGGCTCGACGAGCTCCGCATGGAGGCGCGGCCGATGGACTCGTCGATGCGGTCGAGCCGCGGCTTCCAcggcgccggcctcgccgccgcggcgccgtaGCAGCGCTCCGGCTGctgcgacgtcgccgccggccgatcGTGCTGAGGCCTGGAggtgcaggaggaggagggcggcggcgtggcgtcgTGGTGGAGGCCGGCGAAGAGCGCCTCGACGGGGCTGGGGCCGGGGGCGCCGGAGCCGCCCTTGCGGGCGAGCGAGGTGAGGCGGTTCATGAGGCAGGCGAGGTcgacggcggaggactcggacTGGAAGATGGACTGCGGCAGGAGGAAGTACACCGTGCCGGGCTCCAGCGGGTCGTCCGGCCTGAACGGCCCCCGCCCCGGCTGCAGCAGGTGCGCCGACGAGCACAGCACGTAcctcctctcccgccgccgctgcacctcctcctcgtcgtcctcctccttcccggtgACCTGCCCCACCGTGACCGGCACGTCGAAGTCCTCCACGTAGCCGTTGATGTGGATCACCCTCACCCCGTCGAACGGCCGCAGCCTCCCCGCCGACGAAAACCCGCACCCCATGGCGATCGATCAGctgctcgacggcgacgaggaggagatcgaCGGAGTGCGTGGCGTGCGTGTGGAGAGGTGCAATGAAGAGCGAGTCCGTCAAGGATAGGCGTGCGCTGCTATTTGTAGTTACGCTATCCAccgtgtacgtacgtatatatgttttatccGATTTGGCTATTGCGCTTATccaaaaggggaaaaaaaacccTACTCCGATATACTAACTCCGCTTCGTAATgtaataagatgtttgattttttggttacaacgtttgactattcgtgttatttaaaaatttagtacaaatataaaaaatgattagtcttacttaaagttctttttgataataaagtaagtcacatgcaaaataaataatattttcataattttttaaataagacagatggtcaaatattataagtgaaaaaattaaacatcttaacTTGTGAAACGGAGAGGGTATATTTGTAGTGCCTACTATAAATATGGTAGAATTACTTTCGTGAGTTATTTATTTAGtatgagaaaagagaaacaGAGAGAAACCACGTATGTGGAAGGGAGACGGGAAGGTAAAAATTGGGGAGTACACACTTGTGAGATGCACGCTATATTAAAACGTGTACTTATCGTGATTTAATGTATTCATGTGTGACTATGCATATATGCGTGAACCAGTGAAATTCCATGTTTCACGTATATAAAGCGAATGTTTCAATTAGAACTCGACTATGTTGCAAAAGTATTTCAGTgcaatgaattatttttaatgttgcACGTTTTCACCTCTTTGCTCCAAGATTATTTCTAACAGATACTTCGTCCCATTATCCATACTAGATAGAGAAACTCTAAATACACTTGTTATTTGTATTGTGTTGACATTATTGAAATAATGAAAGGTAAACTTTGATCACTATTTTTTAgcgcaaaattttaaataaagcCATGATATTAATGCTCacagattttctttttgaaattttactCAGAACAGATTCAACAAACcattttaaagtatattttgtcAACATTGGTATATGGGGATTTGGTCGTATCGTTTCGTACATCTTTATCTTTTCATCTgtgcttatgtttttttttctcggaaCCATATTGTCGATGTCCCCAATGTTATCCTTTCTACCAAGTGAAAGTTTCACCTAACCAACGACCTGGCCAGCTTCGGTATGGTCACTTGTCGGTTGAAACTCTCAAATGTGATTAACAGTCAACACAAAGTACTCGTAATTGTTTACTGCGTGATATATCATACAACAAGTGGCAACTAAGTCTTAAATAAGCTGGCAACTTTTCTTTGTTTATCTGTCCACTGCAGATTGATCAGACATGATCAAGATATAGACAGTACACTAAACACAGTATACCATACACGGCTTGATGAGTTCATCAGCTTGATTCACTTTACTGCAGAGTAGACGACCATGACTTGTAATTCTCATCCATTTgttcagatatttttttctactctCTGACCAAAGGCAAGAAATTCAGTTTTCAGTGTAGCTCGACTGATGCATTCATTTCATTCACACACCTTTCGCGGCCGGCGTTGTCTGAAATCtgaatgtatatatgtgtttgttgTTCGCCAAATCGactgtttcttttttgtcaTGGGTGTCAGTTCCTGTGGacaaatatatactatgtatgtgttcttttttgtCCTGCTAAAGATATCATCGTCGATGCTTTCAGATAACTCGCTTAGCTGCAACAGAGATACACATGCTTTCAGAGAAGAGAACTCGGTTAACTGCAACAGAGATACAGAGGTAGAGATGGTTTGTACTCTCTGAAACATCATGGTAGTGGCTGTATGCATTTGTTACTGACAAAGTGACAAAGCATGGACGGCAGCATGATTGGTAAAGGTGCAGATGCTTGTCAATTTGCTTGCACAGGCAGCACAGATGAAAGCTCTCGATGCTGACGAACAGGTTAAGCAATGGCAGCCAGACCTTGTTTAACCATACACTATACGTACTGCTACTGATTCGATCACTGGAACAATTTCGTCAGCAACCAGAGttttccctttccttttctttttaatgaaACTTTGGTGGCGTCTAAAATCACCAACACATGATCGGCAAGAACATATTGATGAAAAAGATAACTATTGCACTTTCTGATGAACGGCCGGTTTTCAAGCAAACCGGTAAAGAAAACTAGATTAATACACTAGTAATAGTTTTTATGCGgctaaattttcaattaataACCGAATTAAACCAATACGGTGGTACGTCAAAATCTTCTGTCAACAAATTCAGAGTTACTGGCTAAATGCCTATTCATTACAATAGGTTATtgaaaatagcaaaattaagtcttgtcaattttttttaattgtttaaaCAAGATCGCGTGTGCTATACTGTGTTAAATAACcatctgagaaaaaaaaaacaaaaataccatGCTTTGGAAATTGAGTACAAAAAGCAGTTGAATCATTCACACCTATTATGTTGATGTAATAGCCTACTTAATGATTCACATGCCCACCATCACtacttttatctaaaaaaaagtttttattgatCTCAGATGATTACATCAAGTGATATAATTACTCAAAAACCACTTCCAGCCTCTGCATAACTAAGATgcacacaacaaaaaaaaaaccagacaCAAACGTAACcaagtattaaaaaattgagcaaatcctagctaaaaaaaatcctcaatCTAGACTGCCACCCATAGtcctttgtaaaaaaactcctTTATCTAGTATAGATATCGATACATGTTTGTTCAGGCTTATTTGGGGAGTttaagattctgagaagctatTGGTGAGAAAACTTTTTAGAATCTGAAAAAGCTAGGTTTCTCAACTTCTGGCTTCTAGTTCATTTGGATTATGTAACTTCAAATTCTCAGAAACTGAGTACTGTTTAAGAGAATTTTAACTTCTGAAGATTCCGTGAGAAGCTGCAGCTACCAGAAGCTCTCTAAACAGGCACATAGTCGTTGGGGGTTCAGCATGTTTGTGCCTTTCAATCTGTCATTGCAGTTCGTTCGTTGTTGACTATACACATCCAtgtcattatctaaaaaaaaaaatatgcatccATGTTCATGGTGAGCCACTTTTGAGCTACCTGAAAGTCTGAAATAAGGTGGTAGTCGCATTCACTGACTTTAATTTGCAGAGAAATATAATACAACCATCTTTCTGACTTGCAACTTTATCAGATATATATTACTGTTTCCTATCCAACTTGTGTTAAGTAAGCACGTGTACATGAATGAATATTGGGGAACTTGTTGGTTAGGCCGGCTGAGACATACTGTAGTCCCTCCATTTCGTATTATTTGGGCTATTTTgggttgtaataaaaataggcttatttaaaaaattggatatatacatattttagcaTGGTTAATATTGGGAAGGTCAAGTTGTATATGGTAAGGGGGTCAAATTTGACCTTGCCAACTTGTTTTGGCTCTTATAAATGGCATTaccaatttttcttttcataggCTGGCTAATGTTTAGatccaaaccaaaatttgtCTTTCTACTGTTTATGTGACTACAAAGGGTAAGACCAATGAGGCGATGAACCAAATAGACTTTATAAGTTTTAGATTTGTCCTAAGTTATTTTCTTAAGTTTaatcaagtttataaaagtaaCACTGCAAATATCtacaataacaaattaatttaattaaatctacaATTGAATAACTTTTCatagtatatttgttttatattaaaaatactactatatttttctataaactcaATCAAACTTCATAGGAACTTTAGGGCAAACACaaaatgatttatattatgaaaaaaggagaaagtaATGCCGACATATATGCTCAGAAATGCTTCACAAACAACAACTATGTACTATAAATAggttatcatcatcatcatgttTTTTCTGAATAGATATACATGTCTTTGTCGTAGGGGTATAATGTTGACATAcctgaacatttttttctcagattGTCCTAAGAAGTCAATGgcataaattgaaattttgtgatAGTTGAAAAGGtataaatcatttattttgaggtttttttaattatgataGCCGTATGATTATTATTTGCTCCTTTTATCTTTGAGCCATAATCCCTCAACCAATCAGATCGAGCCaacaattttagaaattaatatAGTGTTCAAAACTTCTATATTgcaaaatatgatatataaagtttgtatgcTCAGTATATGGATATGTAtgccacatatatatttatccaaaACCGCTGCGAAAATTGTGGGCTGTACCACATGAATTTTCTCCTATTTCTGCAGCACAATGAATCGTAACATCGTACTCGTGAGCTtatatagtttcttttttcaataGTATTTATCTAATTGTGTAGGTACTATTCTCTCAGTATGTAGGCATGTCGTTTTCGATATTGGTACGGTATTTAAAATGTAACCTTTATCTGTAATTTTCACCGTAAagtattttcttcaaaaaaatctGTCAAATTTATGATCTTGATGTCGAGAGGTTATGAAAGCAAGTTGTTTTGGATATTGGTACGGTCTTCACAATGGAACTTTTATACTCCGTACGTAATTTTCatcatcataaattattttttaaaaagaaaaccatCAAATTTATGATCTCCATGCCGAAAGCTTTTAAATTTTCACTCAAAACAAGATTATCGATGTCCCCAGTATAGCTGGATCCGAATGCAACAGAGACTACGCTTGTTGGAACTCTCAGCACAGAGTACACGTGCTGATCATACAAGTGGTAATTAAGTCTTAAATTAGCTCACAACTTTTTCATTGTTTAATCTATCACTACACATTATATTGATCAGatcaagatatatataatatgtgcTCCATTGAATTTGACTAAATATACATGCTTGCTCTTGAGCTCGTCAGCTTCATTCCACACAGATCGATCATGACGACaagttttcagtttttttcttctctctgacCAAAGGCAAGAGATTCAGTTAACAGTGTAGCTCGGCAGCGATTCATTCATCCATTCACAGTCACACCTTTCGTGGCCGGCGTTGTCTGAATGCATTTGTTCTTATGAGGAAACATTTGGCTGTATCtgaattttttctctctcaagaCATCATGGTTGATGCTTTCAGAGAACTCAGCTAGTTGCAGCAGAGACAGAGATGGTTTAATTTGTATTATCTGGAAACAGCATGgtgtatatgcatgcatgtactgtGTTACTGACAAGCATATGAACGGTATATATGCAGAATGATGCAGAGGTGCTGCAGATATATATTCGTCTGAAAACTCGCGTTGACGACGAACAGCTTGATCATTCACTCTTGCTACCCATTTTGATTTCATCTGAAACAGTTTTCTGAAACATGCGTGTGGCAACTGTGTTCTCTAGCTTTGTCATGAAAGCAATCCATTGATTCAAAAACCACTTGTGATCGAGACAGCAAAACAGCGGCCAGTTTCAgagtttctttttccttctgaaACTTGCTGCCAGTTTCAGGCTATACATCTATCTTCGTATATAGTCAGGTTTAATTTACCAGCTTCGTGATTTCTAGAACGAAGTAATTTggaatttaaacaaaatttggccaaatctaaataaatcatagtaCACGACGATGCCCAATAGCTCACTTTAATCAGCAGAGAAATTCGTcatcgtcttttcgcttatgtttatactaataagctaaaatttaaatttttaactttaaatttagagctgattttaagatttttcatcatagtttattttttgtgtgatcttttagatcgttaacaacacgtatataaaattttttgtttgtaaatatgccgtgGGCACCTCAGTAGTCTCGTTGATAATATCAAACAGTACAGTACTATTGCCAGTTCCAACTTGCATCGAGTGCTTATGTACATTCATGAATATATATCGGAGAATTT contains the following coding sequences:
- the LOC102704071 gene encoding uncharacterized protein LOC102704071 produces the protein MGCGFSSAGRLRPFDGVRVIHINGYVEDFDVPVTVGQVTGKEEDDEEEVQRRRERRYVLCSSAHLLQPGRGPFRPDDPLEPGTVYFLLPQSIFQSESSAVDLACLMNRLTSLARKGGSGAPGPSPVEALFAGLHHDATPPPSSSCTSRPQHDRPAATSQQPERCYGAAAARPAPWKPRLDRIDESIGRASMRSSSSRSTEA